A window of the Pseudomonas fluorescens genome harbors these coding sequences:
- the arnA gene encoding bifunctional UDP-4-amino-4-deoxy-L-arabinose formyltransferase/UDP-glucuronic acid oxidase ArnA: MSAKTVVFAYHDIGCAGIQALLDSGYDIAAVFTHADDPQENAFYASVAQLCTNKGIAVHAPEDANHPLWIERIAKLDPDYIFSFYYRNLLSEPLLALAKKGAFNLHGSLLPRYRGRAPANWVLVNGETETGVTLHRMVKRADAGAILAQQRVAIERSDTALSLHGKLRVAASDLLRDALPAMLQGKITETPQDESKATVFGRRTPADGKLVWAQPADKLFNLVRAVTQPYPGAFCAVGEHKLIVWSAEVVKGNEGQAPGRVISVDPLRIACGEDSLVINAGQRNDNGLYLSGPQLANELGLVDGSLLRGAESGRGPRRTRVLILGVNGFIGNHLSERLLRDERYEVYGLDIGSDAIDRLRSHPRFQFVEGDISIHSEWIEYHIKKCDVVLPLVAIATPIEYTRNPLRVFELDFEENLKLVRYCVKYNKRVIFPSTSEVYGMCQDKHFDEDRSNLIVGPINKQRWIYSVSKQLLDRVIWAYGAKGLNFTLFRPFNWMGPRLDRLDSARIGSSRAITQLILNLVEGTPIRLFDGGEQKRCFTDIADGVEALARIIDNDNDVCNGQIINIGNPDNEASIRQLGEELLRQFEAHPLRSNFPPFAGFRDVESKAFYGAGYQDVEHRKPSIANAKRLLDWTPTVEMRETIGNTLDFFLREAMAEIESKR; this comes from the coding sequence ATGAGCGCAAAAACCGTTGTCTTCGCCTACCACGATATTGGCTGCGCCGGCATTCAAGCCCTGCTCGACAGCGGCTACGACATTGCGGCGGTGTTCACCCATGCCGATGACCCGCAGGAAAACGCGTTCTACGCCTCGGTCGCGCAACTGTGCACCAACAAAGGCATCGCGGTTCATGCACCGGAAGACGCCAACCACCCGTTGTGGATCGAGCGGATTGCCAAGCTCGATCCGGATTACATCTTTTCCTTCTACTACCGCAACCTGCTGAGCGAGCCATTGTTGGCGCTGGCCAAAAAAGGCGCGTTCAACCTGCACGGCTCCTTGCTGCCGCGCTACCGTGGCCGCGCCCCGGCCAACTGGGTGCTGGTCAACGGCGAAACCGAAACCGGCGTCACCCTGCATCGCATGGTCAAGCGCGCCGACGCCGGCGCCATCCTCGCCCAGCAACGCGTGGCCATCGAACGCAGCGACACCGCGCTGAGCCTGCACGGCAAACTGCGCGTCGCCGCCAGCGACCTGTTGCGCGACGCCCTGCCAGCGATGCTTCAGGGCAAAATCACCGAAACCCCGCAAGACGAATCCAAAGCCACGGTGTTTGGCCGTCGTACCCCGGCGGACGGCAAACTGGTCTGGGCCCAACCGGCCGACAAACTGTTCAACCTGGTGCGGGCCGTGACCCAGCCCTACCCCGGCGCCTTCTGCGCCGTGGGCGAGCACAAGCTGATCGTCTGGAGTGCCGAAGTCGTCAAGGGTAACGAAGGTCAGGCGCCGGGCCGGGTCATCAGCGTCGATCCGCTGCGCATCGCCTGCGGTGAAGACTCGCTGGTGATCAACGCCGGCCAGCGCAACGACAACGGCCTGTACCTGAGCGGCCCGCAACTGGCCAATGAACTCGGTCTGGTGGACGGCTCGCTGTTGCGCGGCGCCGAATCCGGCCGTGGCCCGCGCCGCACTCGGGTGCTGATCCTCGGCGTCAACGGTTTCATCGGCAATCACTTGTCCGAGCGCCTGCTGCGTGACGAGCGCTACGAAGTCTATGGCCTGGACATCGGTTCCGACGCCATCGACCGTCTGCGCAGCCATCCGCGCTTTCAATTCGTCGAAGGCGACATCAGCATTCACTCGGAGTGGATCGAGTACCACATCAAGAAATGCGACGTGGTCCTGCCGCTGGTGGCCATCGCCACGCCGATCGAATACACGCGCAACCCGCTGCGGGTATTCGAACTCGACTTCGAAGAAAACCTGAAACTGGTGCGCTACTGCGTCAAATACAACAAGCGCGTGATCTTCCCGTCGACCTCGGAAGTCTATGGCATGTGCCAGGACAAGCACTTCGACGAAGACCGCTCGAACCTGATCGTCGGCCCGATCAACAAGCAGCGCTGGATCTACTCGGTGTCCAAGCAACTGCTGGACCGGGTGATCTGGGCCTACGGTGCCAAAGGCCTGAACTTCACCCTGTTCCGTCCCTTCAACTGGATGGGCCCACGCCTGGATCGTCTCGATTCAGCGCGCATCGGCAGCTCCCGCGCCATCACCCAGTTGATCCTGAACCTGGTGGAAGGCACGCCGATCCGCCTGTTCGACGGTGGCGAGCAGAAACGCTGCTTCACCGACATCGCCGACGGCGTCGAGGCGCTGGCGCGGATCATCGATAACGACAACGACGTCTGCAACGGTCAGATCATCAACATCGGCAACCCGGACAACGAAGCGAGTATTCGCCAGTTGGGCGAAGAACTGCTGCGCCAGTTCGAGGCTCACCCGTTGCGTTCCAACTTTCCGCCGTTCGCCGGTTTCCGTGACGTGGAAAGCAAGGCGTTCTACGGCGCCGGTTACCAGGACGTCGAGCACCGCAAACCGAGCATCGCCAACGCCAAGCGCCTGCTGGACTGGACGCCGACCGTGGAAATGCGCGAGACCATCGGCAACACGCTGGACTTCTTTTTGCGTGAAGCAATGGCCGAAATCGAGAGCAAGCGTTAA
- the arnC gene encoding undecaprenyl-phosphate 4-deoxy-4-formamido-L-arabinose transferase: protein MRPYPIHCVSIVIPVYNEEDSLPELLRRTQAACQQLRHDYEIVLVDDGSRDASAQLLEDAASVEDSPFVAVILNRNYGQHAAIMAGFEQCKGDVVITLDADLQNPPEEIPRLVAEAEKGFDVVGTVRGNRQDSALRRYPSKLINLAVQRSTGVAMSDYGCMLRAYRRTIIDAMLACRERSTFIPILANSFARHTTEIPVAHAEREHGDSKYSPMRLINLMFDLITCMTTTPLRLLSIVGFTMAGLGVLFAAALIVMRLAFGAGWAGDGLFVLFAVLFVFTGGQFIGMGLLGEYLGRMYSDVRARPRFFIEKVLRGHPATPAPAITVDGLTSNSTSDQVLS, encoded by the coding sequence GTGAGACCTTATCCGATTCATTGCGTGTCGATCGTTATCCCGGTCTACAACGAAGAAGACAGCCTGCCGGAACTGCTGCGCCGCACCCAGGCCGCCTGCCAGCAATTGCGCCATGACTACGAAATCGTGCTGGTCGACGACGGCAGCCGCGACGCCTCCGCGCAATTGCTCGAAGACGCGGCTTCGGTCGAGGACAGCCCGTTCGTGGCGGTCATCCTCAACCGCAACTACGGCCAGCACGCAGCGATCATGGCCGGTTTCGAACAGTGCAAGGGCGACGTGGTGATCACCCTCGACGCCGACCTGCAGAACCCGCCGGAAGAAATCCCGCGCCTGGTGGCCGAGGCCGAAAAAGGCTTTGACGTGGTCGGCACCGTGCGCGGCAACCGTCAGGATTCGGCGCTGCGCCGTTATCCTTCGAAACTCATCAACCTCGCCGTGCAGCGCTCCACCGGCGTCGCCATGAGCGACTACGGCTGCATGCTGCGCGCCTACCGCCGCACCATCATCGACGCGATGCTCGCCTGCCGCGAACGCAGCACGTTCATTCCGATCCTCGCCAACAGCTTCGCCCGCCATACCACGGAAATCCCCGTGGCCCACGCCGAGCGCGAGCACGGCGATTCGAAATACAGCCCGATGCGCCTGATCAACCTGATGTTCGACCTGATCACCTGCATGACCACCACGCCCCTGCGCCTGCTGAGCATCGTCGGGTTCACCATGGCCGGGCTCGGCGTGCTGTTCGCGGCGGCGCTGATCGTCATGCGCCTGGCGTTTGGTGCCGGATGGGCCGGCGATGGCCTGTTCGTTCTGTTCGCCGTGCTGTTCGTGTTTACCGGTGGCCAGTTCATCGGCATGGGCCTGCTGGGCGAATACCTGGGGCGCATGTACAGCGATGTGCGCGCCCGCCCGCGTTTCTTCATCGAAAAGGTCCTGCGCGGGCACCCCGCCACGCCGGCCCCCGCCATCACCGTTGACGGCCTTACTTCCAACTCCACGTCCGATCAGGTTCTCTCATGA